In one Candidatus Hydrogenedentota bacterium genomic region, the following are encoded:
- a CDS encoding DUF1559 domain-containing protein, giving the protein MRKKGFTLIELLVVIAIIGILAAILLPALARAREAARRSSCQNNLKQIGIMFKMYAGESKQLYPPLHYAEGEYCDKIPGSPNFPVDTFFQGNAVYPEYLTDVNILVCPSDSSNNIDGWYKDNDPKKGQVLSCNLNATSYNYWGWVLRDDRLFANPTLGPNLERVTVADLNVADPDVLAFLLWAQTPNKTDIRAFDKDYGKIYRIREGIERFFITDINNPGASSRAQSEIYIMWDDVSSANPDMMNHIPGGCNVLYMDGHVEFNRYGTKGPVSKGMVQVFSGNIQ; this is encoded by the coding sequence ATGCGAAAAAAAGGCTTCACACTCATCGAACTGCTCGTCGTCATCGCAATCATTGGCATTCTCGCCGCCATCCTCCTGCCCGCCCTGGCCCGCGCCCGCGAGGCCGCCCGCCGCTCCAGTTGCCAGAACAACCTCAAGCAAATCGGCATCATGTTCAAAATGTACGCGGGCGAGTCCAAACAGCTTTACCCCCCCTTGCACTACGCCGAGGGGGAGTACTGCGACAAAATCCCCGGCAGTCCCAATTTCCCCGTGGACACCTTCTTCCAGGGGAACGCGGTCTACCCGGAATACCTCACGGACGTGAACATTCTGGTTTGCCCCTCCGACTCCAGCAACAACATTGACGGCTGGTACAAGGACAACGACCCCAAAAAGGGCCAGGTCCTCTCCTGCAACCTCAATGCCACCTCGTACAATTACTGGGGATGGGTGCTTCGGGATGACCGGCTTTTTGCCAACCCCACCCTCGGTCCCAATCTGGAACGGGTCACCGTTGCCGACCTGAATGTTGCGGACCCCGACGTGCTGGCCTTCCTGCTCTGGGCGCAGACGCCCAACAAGACGGACATCAGGGCCTTTGACAAGGACTACGGCAAGATTTACCGCATCCGCGAGGGCATCGAGCGCTTTTTCATCACGGACATCAACAATCCGGGCGCCTCGTCCAGGGCCCAAAGCGAGATTTACATCATGTGGGATGACGTCTCCTCCGCCAATCCGGACATGATGAACCACATCCCCGGCGGCTGCAACGTCCTCTACATGGACGGCCATGTCGAGTTCAACCGTTACGGCACCAAGGGCCCCGTTTCAAAGGGCATGGTCCAGGTCTTCAGCGGCAATATCCAGTAA
- a CDS encoding serine/threonine-protein phosphatase, giving the protein MDFDIAGLSDIGRRKEKNEDQFGIFRSHTPGLKLFKEGALLAVADGLGGHTGGEIASKIAVSMVKDLLKEPAPPPPDPNADVLLDAAQMGYLPLLRKAMLGANESIYRTNADLVQNGRPMGTTLLAAMVEPKTAWIGNVGDSRAYHIRDGIILSRTEDHSWVDEQVKQGLMSRFEAEQDKRKNLVTRSIGTQPEIEVDTYRWPLAAGDTLLLCSDGLVNMVRDADILKIMGQPATARELAQRLVDEANNRGGKDNITVIVALVGPNPRKLALLKAKEWLRERHITPARVVTALVYGAACFAAGYVVSRMG; this is encoded by the coding sequence ATGGACTTTGACATTGCCGGACTGAGCGACATTGGACGGCGCAAGGAAAAGAACGAGGACCAGTTTGGCATTTTCCGGTCGCACACCCCCGGACTGAAACTTTTCAAGGAGGGGGCGCTGCTGGCCGTGGCGGATGGACTGGGCGGCCACACGGGGGGGGAAATCGCCTCGAAGATCGCCGTGTCCATGGTGAAGGATCTGCTGAAAGAGCCCGCGCCGCCGCCGCCGGACCCGAACGCGGACGTGCTGCTTGACGCGGCGCAAATGGGGTATCTTCCCCTGCTGCGGAAGGCGATGCTGGGGGCGAACGAGAGCATTTACCGGACCAACGCGGACCTGGTGCAGAACGGGCGCCCGATGGGCACCACCCTGCTGGCGGCGATGGTCGAGCCGAAGACCGCCTGGATAGGCAATGTGGGGGACTCGCGCGCCTACCATATCCGGGACGGGATCATCCTGTCGCGCACGGAGGACCACTCCTGGGTGGACGAGCAGGTGAAGCAGGGGCTGATGTCGCGGTTTGAGGCGGAGCAGGACAAGCGCAAGAACCTGGTGACGCGCTCCATCGGCACACAGCCGGAAATCGAGGTGGACACCTACCGGTGGCCGCTTGCGGCGGGGGACACGCTGCTGCTGTGCAGCGACGGTCTGGTGAACATGGTGCGGGACGCGGACATCCTGAAAATCATGGGGCAGCCCGCGACGGCGCGCGAACTGGCGCAGCGGCTGGTGGACGAGGCGAACAACCGGGGCGGCAAGGACAACATCACGGTCATCGTGGCGCTGGTCGGCCCGAATCCGCGCAAACTGGCCCTGCTCAAGGCCAAGGAGTGGCTGCGGGAACGGCACATCACCCCGGCGAGGGTCGTCACCGCGCTGGTGTACGGGGCGGCCTGCTTTGCCGCCGGTTATGTGGTGTCCAGGATGGGTTGA